One genomic region from Thermodesulfovibrionales bacterium encodes:
- a CDS encoding ATP-binding protein — MAQEELETSRRKYADLYDFAPVGYFTFDAKGLIKEVNLTGIEMLGQNRSLLINKPFPLFLVSDDRNIFHVHLRNVMKSPDRQTCEIRLIGKKGSQVYVRMESIATAKGEDGAVYCRSAVSDLAAQKKAEEQISKLNMQLKQKIGQLEISNKDWEMFSHAVSHELRTPLFSIDGFSRMTLKKYADRLDVKGREYLTTIMEAAKQMGHLLDDLSAFSRASAIEIMAKPDRVNMKEIARRAYEELKPVIGSRNVRLEMKSLPFCHGDLSLLKQVFANLLSNAIKFTEPKEIALLEVGSVENEDEIEFYVKDNGVGFDMEHRDKLFNIFQRLHSPDDFKGTGAGLAIVRMIVEKHGGRVRAESETGTGATFYFTLPANKCFLT, encoded by the coding sequence ATGGCGCAGGAGGAACTCGAGACATCACGGAGAAAGTATGCCGATCTATACGATTTTGCTCCTGTAGGGTATTTTACTTTTGACGCCAAGGGATTGATCAAAGAGGTGAACCTTACGGGGATCGAGATGTTGGGTCAGAATAGGTCACTTTTGATAAACAAGCCCTTTCCCTTGTTTCTTGTCTCCGACGACCGTAACATTTTTCACGTTCACCTCAGGAATGTCATGAAAAGTCCCGACCGGCAGACCTGCGAAATCAGACTCATAGGGAAGAAGGGGTCGCAGGTCTATGTCCGGATGGAGAGTATCGCGACGGCGAAGGGGGAGGATGGGGCCGTTTATTGCAGGTCAGCGGTGAGTGACCTTGCGGCGCAGAAGAAGGCCGAGGAGCAGATCTCAAAACTGAATATGCAACTTAAACAAAAGATCGGCCAGCTCGAAATATCAAATAAAGATTGGGAAATGTTCAGCCATGCAGTTTCTCACGAACTTCGCACACCGCTTTTTTCAATCGACGGATTCTCCCGTATGACATTGAAAAAATATGCAGATAGGCTGGATGTTAAGGGTCGAGAATATTTGACAACTATTATGGAAGCGGCAAAACAGATGGGTCATTTGCTTGACGACCTATCTGCTTTCTCTCGTGCCAGTGCAATAGAAATAATGGCAAAACCGGATAGGGTCAATATGAAAGAAATAGCAAGGCGTGCCTATGAGGAACTTAAGCCGGTTATCGGAAGTCGAAATGTTCGGCTCGAAATGAAATCACTCCCGTTCTGCCATGGTGACCTGTCATTGTTGAAGCAGGTTTTTGCAAATCTCCTTTCGAACGCCATTAAATTTACGGAACCGAAGGAGATTGCTTTACTCGAAGTTGGTTCTGTCGAGAATGAAGATGAAATAGAATTTTACGTTAAGGATAATGGTGTCGGATTTGATATGGAGCATAGAGATAAGCTCTTTAATATTTTTCAGCGGCTGCACAGCCCGGATGATTTTAAGGGAACGGGCGCCGGACTGGCCATTGTCAGAATGATAGTGGAGAAACATGGCGGAAGAGTTCGGGCCGAAAGTGAGACAGGCACGGGAGCAACATTTTATTTCACATTGCCTGCAAACAAATGTTTCTTGACCTGA